A stretch of Argiope bruennichi chromosome 10, qqArgBrue1.1, whole genome shotgun sequence DNA encodes these proteins:
- the LOC129988377 gene encoding uncharacterized protein LOC129988377 isoform X1 — translation MGLHSTGSESGMLLLRYQRQRQAEAEEGAGGLGHTPDHDMRRKISDRDLKGDSHRAATRSTLICIFVCGSALLSLGLVVLFVGIYVPGLREDPTPWLVIGPTCIVLGILVLLLSVEIIIKLRKISAASSDSNWTEEKTPSKQSLMQQEPPKAIPVVLHPATPMQQLDPNALPVEVVQHR, via the exons ATGGGGCTTCATTCAACAGGTAGCGAATCAG GCATGCTTCTTCTCCGCTATCAGCGACAGCGACAGGCGGAGGCCGAGGAGGGGGCCGGTGGCCTCGGGCACACCCCTGATCACGATATGCGGCGTAAGATCAGTGACCGAGATCTCAAGGGCGACAGCCACAGAGCCGCCACCCGGAGCACTCTCATCTGCATATTTGTTTGTGGATCCGCCTTACTGTCTCTTGGACTGGTTGTGCTTTTCGTCGGCATCTACGTGCCGGGGCTGAGGGAGGATCCGACGCCCTGGCTCGTCATCGGACCCACCTGCATTGTGCTGGGCATCCTCGTCCTCCTACTTTCCGTCGAGATCATCATAAAGCTACGAAAGATATCCGCCGCGTCTTCCGATTCGAACTGGACAGAAGAGAAAACCCCCTCCAAGCAGAGTCTCATGCAACAAGAACCACCCAAGGCCATACCAGTGGTCCTCCATCCTGCAACGCCCATGCAACAGTTGGACCCTAACGCTTTGCCCGTAGAAGTTGTCCAGCATAGGTGA
- the LOC129988377 gene encoding uncharacterized protein LOC129988377 isoform X2, translated as MGLHSTGMLLLRYQRQRQAEAEEGAGGLGHTPDHDMRRKISDRDLKGDSHRAATRSTLICIFVCGSALLSLGLVVLFVGIYVPGLREDPTPWLVIGPTCIVLGILVLLLSVEIIIKLRKISAASSDSNWTEEKTPSKQSLMQQEPPKAIPVVLHPATPMQQLDPNALPVEVVQHR; from the exons ATGGGGCTTCATTCAACAG GCATGCTTCTTCTCCGCTATCAGCGACAGCGACAGGCGGAGGCCGAGGAGGGGGCCGGTGGCCTCGGGCACACCCCTGATCACGATATGCGGCGTAAGATCAGTGACCGAGATCTCAAGGGCGACAGCCACAGAGCCGCCACCCGGAGCACTCTCATCTGCATATTTGTTTGTGGATCCGCCTTACTGTCTCTTGGACTGGTTGTGCTTTTCGTCGGCATCTACGTGCCGGGGCTGAGGGAGGATCCGACGCCCTGGCTCGTCATCGGACCCACCTGCATTGTGCTGGGCATCCTCGTCCTCCTACTTTCCGTCGAGATCATCATAAAGCTACGAAAGATATCCGCCGCGTCTTCCGATTCGAACTGGACAGAAGAGAAAACCCCCTCCAAGCAGAGTCTCATGCAACAAGAACCACCCAAGGCCATACCAGTGGTCCTCCATCCTGCAACGCCCATGCAACAGTTGGACCCTAACGCTTTGCCCGTAGAAGTTGTCCAGCATAGGTGA
- the LOC129988377 gene encoding uncharacterized protein LOC129988377 isoform X3 translates to MLLLRYQRQRQAEAEEGAGGLGHTPDHDMRRKISDRDLKGDSHRAATRSTLICIFVCGSALLSLGLVVLFVGIYVPGLREDPTPWLVIGPTCIVLGILVLLLSVEIIIKLRKISAASSDSNWTEEKTPSKQSLMQQEPPKAIPVVLHPATPMQQLDPNALPVEVVQHR, encoded by the coding sequence ATGCTTCTTCTCCGCTATCAGCGACAGCGACAGGCGGAGGCCGAGGAGGGGGCCGGTGGCCTCGGGCACACCCCTGATCACGATATGCGGCGTAAGATCAGTGACCGAGATCTCAAGGGCGACAGCCACAGAGCCGCCACCCGGAGCACTCTCATCTGCATATTTGTTTGTGGATCCGCCTTACTGTCTCTTGGACTGGTTGTGCTTTTCGTCGGCATCTACGTGCCGGGGCTGAGGGAGGATCCGACGCCCTGGCTCGTCATCGGACCCACCTGCATTGTGCTGGGCATCCTCGTCCTCCTACTTTCCGTCGAGATCATCATAAAGCTACGAAAGATATCCGCCGCGTCTTCCGATTCGAACTGGACAGAAGAGAAAACCCCCTCCAAGCAGAGTCTCATGCAACAAGAACCACCCAAGGCCATACCAGTGGTCCTCCATCCTGCAACGCCCATGCAACAGTTGGACCCTAACGCTTTGCCCGTAGAAGTTGTCCAGCATAGGTGA